In Plasmodium vinckei vinckei genome assembly, chromosome: PVVCY_13, a single genomic region encodes these proteins:
- a CDS encoding mitochondrial ribosomal protein S29 precursor, putative: MATLFTRRFNKYNIPRVINNTKVHKIYRETNKRHEDDLFKIYNKELVAFPYEEDKYNELLNIKVNKEKRNIADFYFNPNIYINVHNNKIKNLEFSDFNLENVDKYFLFEKEYLDTYFPEGLAGELPKDILMHNTDNDNFDIFLNKTSKENSKIKNRPNDTFNSSIPQIHNFEHLKGIGILYRKLTHEIINELRVCEKKYKITSQRESYNLDKYFLGNQNDDAYYDNAKNDVNTCVNSDETKSDIYKSRAILIDGKRGTGKSCILNSIVLWAKLRSWIVIFVPDIKKYKFDINTIVRSNTNLYIQPELSKEFLENILKVNEKYLKEIKIIKEILYNTCLDGTHLLYNKKIYEDIIKKTIEEEIANDNNYPKLNEIEQNMYRQKLYKFYQDNIKIPNILDKFSIPQNLVELINIGINNSAYSNLCVYILFEHLKKQTQFPILIAVDQFNYNLSVSEYLSINFENTKYNGYIPTYYFTIPKLLLQWNTSKYKRCVKIVSTCWDREHRRNFRPDLLGINKKEIKTLRNFTLIEFKNYVSHLFNQNVIYNFDIDKLEYFYMLTGGNGFQARKLLTTLY, from the exons atggccACTCTGTTTACTCGtagatttaataaatacaatataCCACgtgtaataaataatacaaaagttcacaaaatatatagagaaACAAACAAACGTCACGAAGACGATCTATTTAAGATCTATAACAAAGAGCTAGTAGCATTTCCATATGAAgaagataaatataatgaattgttaaatataaaagtaaataaagaaaaaagaaatatagcTGATTTCTATTTTAatccaaatatatatataaatgtacataataataaaataaaaaatttagagTTCTCAGACTTTAATCTTGAAAATGTAGATAAGTATTTCTTATTTGAAAAGGAATATTTAGATACTTATTTTCCTGAAGGCTTAGCAGGAGAATTACCAAAAGATATTTTAATGCACAATACAGATAATGATAactttgatatatttttaaataaaacaagtaaagaaaattctaaaataaagaatagACCTAATGATACATTTAATTCATCAATACCACAAATACACAACTTTGAACATCTAAAAGGTATAGGAATCCTTTACAGAAAGTTGACGcatgaaattataaatgaatTGAGGgtttgtgaaaaaaaatacaaaataacgAGCCAACGTGaatcatataatttagATAAATACTTTTTAGGTAATCAAAATGATGATGCATATTATGATAATGCAAAAAATGATGTTAATACTTGTGTAAATAGTGATGAAACAAAAagtgatatatataaaagtagAGCAATATTAATAGATGGAAAAAGAGGGACAGGAAAAAGCTGCATATTGAACAGTATTGTTTTATGGGCTAAACTTCGTTCTTGGATTGTTATCTTTGTCccagatataaaaaaatataaatttgataTAAACACTATTGTTAGGAGTAAtactaatttatatatacaaccTGAATTAAGTAAAGAATTtcttgaaaatatattaaaagttaatgaaaaatatttaaaagaaataaaaataattaaagaaattttatataatacatgtTTAGATGGTACACATTTgctttataataaaaaaatatatgaagatattattaaaaaaactatagaagaagaaatagctaatgataataattatcctaaattaaatgaaatagaacaaaatatgtatagacaaaaattatataagttttatcaagataatattaaaataccAAATATTTTAGATAAATTTTCTATACCTCAAAATCTAGtagaattaataaatataggtATTAATAATTCTGCCTATTCAAATCTATgtgtatacatattatttgagcatttgaaaaaacaaacacAATTCCCTATTTTAATAGCTGTTGATCAATTTAATTACAATTTAAGTGTTTCCGAATACTTATCCAtcaattttgaaaatacaaaatataatggatatattcctacttattattttactataccaaaattattattacaatgGAATacttcaaaatataaaagatgtGTTAAAATTGTATCTACTTGTTGGGATAGAGAACATCGAAGAAATTTTAGACCAGATCTTCTtggaattaataaaaaagaaattaaaacTCTCCGAAATTTTACTCTCattgaatttaaaaattatgtttcTCACCTCTTCAATCAAAATgttatatacaattttgaCATTGATAAAttggaatatttttacatgtTAACAG GAGGAAATGGTTTTCAGGCAAGGAAGCTTCTAACAACTCTATACTAA
- a CDS encoding ATP-dependent RNA helicase DDX5, putative: MRGFNSFQGRSNNNYQNRGGGSHGNHQGYNSGRKNYGNNSGYHNNNSGGLGKNLNPVDWSNFKLVPFEKNFYKEHDDIRRLSSKEVKEIRDKHRITILGGDNIPNPVESINKVGFPDYVLKSLRNNNIVSPTPIQIQGWPIALSGKDMIGKAETGSGKTLAFILPAFVHILAQPSLKHGDGPIVLVLAPTRELAEQIRQECIKFSVESKVRNTCAYGGVPKGGQIYALRQGVHILIACPGRLIDLLEQNATNLRRVTYLVLDEADKMLDMGFEIQIRKIVEQIRPDRQTLMWSATWPKEVQALARDLCKEQPIHVNVGSLTLTACRRIKQEIYLIEEHEKLGNLKSLLQRIFKENDRIIVFVETKRSADFITKALRLEGMPALCIHGDKKQEERRWVLNDFKTGKSPILIATDVASRGLDIKNVKFVINYDFPNQIEDYVHRIGRTGRAGAHGASFTFLTSDKYRLAKELVKILRESEQPIPPQLEKISFSSGNNQRRNPYYSSGRSGYNSNFSGRGGNRYY, translated from the exons atgagaGGTTTTAATAGTTTCCAAGGTCgatcaaataataattatcaaAACCGTGGTGGAGGCTCACACGGAAACCATCAAGGTTATAATTCaggaagaaaaaattatggaaataattcaggatatcataataataattcaggCGGACTTggtaaaaatttaaatccAGTTGATTGGTCTAATTTTAAGTTAGTCccatttgaaaaaaatttttataaagaaCATGATGATATACGTAGATTATCATCGAAAGAAGTAAAAGAAATTAGAGATAAACATAGAATTACAATATTAGGTGGTGATAATATACCAAACCCTGTTGAATCAATTAATAAAGTTGGTTTTCCTGATTATGTATTAAAATCattaagaaataataatattgtttCTCCTACCCCTATACAAATACAAGGTTGGCCTATAGCTTTATCAGGTAAAGATATGATTGGTAAAGCCGAAACAGGTAGTGGTAAAACATTAGCTTTTATTTTACCTGCATTTGTTCATATATTAGCTCAACCAAGTTTAAAACATGGGGATGGACCAATTGTTTTAGTATTAGCCCCTACCAGAGAATTAGCTGAACAAATCAGGCAAGAATGTATTAAATTCTCAGTAGAATCTAAAGTTAGAAATACTTGTGCATATGGTGGAGTACCAAAAGGTGGGCAAATTTATGCCTTAAGACAAGGagtacatattttaattgcTTGTCCAGGACGTTTAATTGATTTATTAGAACAAAATGCAACGAATTTAAGGAGAGTTACATATTTAGTTTTAGATGAAGCAGATAAAATGTTAGATATGGGTTTTGAAATAcaaattagaaaaatagTTGAACAAATTCGACCAGATAGACAAACATTAATGTGGTCTGCTACATGGCCAAAAGAAGTACAAGCATTAGCTAGAGATTTATGTAAAGAACAGCCAATTCATGTAAATGTTGGTTCACTAACTTTAACAGCATGTCGTAGAATTAAACAAGAAATTTATCTTATTGAg gAACATGAAAAATTGGGAAATTTAAAATCACTACTACAAAGAATATTCAAGGAAAATGATAGGataattgtttttgttGAAACCAAAAGAa GCGCTGATTTCATAACAAAAGCTTTAAGACTAGAGGGAATGCCAGCATTGTGTATCCATGGAGATAAAAAGCAAGAGGAAAGAAGATGGGttttaaatgattttaAAACAGGAAAAAGCCCAATTTTAATAGCAACCGATGTTGCATCAAGAGGTCTTGATATCAAGAATGTAAAATTTGTAATTAATTATGATTTTCCTAATCAAATTGAAGATTATGTTCACAGAATTGGTAGAACAGGAAGAGCAGGGGCACATGGTGCATcctttacatttttaacatctgataaatatagattAGCTAAAGAATtagttaaaatattaagagAATCTGAACAACCTATACCACCAcaattagaaaaaatttcattttcatcggGTAACAATCAAAGAAGAAACCCATATTATAGTTCTGGACGTTCAGGATATAATTCTAACTTCTCAGGAAGAGGCGGAAATAGATATTACTAA
- a CDS encoding RNA-binding protein, putative — MTDIQIQNQNNNLATNKKEFDHRFDDKPLRILCVKNIPKETTENELLELFKPFGSIENINLKVNKNVGPYAIFAHVYFSTPEEAKRCLKQMNGKILKGRALRIDYKKNNTKLGEGEEDNNNNNYYNNMTSNPNNNNNKFHKKPNRTNQFYNNQLYNNRYPNNKRPMRSGFTTGDGSTNQHDTDTNYSREYEPNKRMRMGNFNNLNINNINSDTDLNKLLREYENRKDTNNNEVENIIQTLINDMTHKTPRVKLFLCDHLRKCVQHVFNRPCINTTNNNNNLNDISSIPFSGSNHEHRNNPISNLQNYQNINEFEKKKIYNNNSNTILWRGTLEMKNKDNLNINAYGLSGDVNNFLNNNIKNITISHRKKMKNLPPIEAIYNFEIQNEKDINIFESYKNYFNNKDRVGLASADENWHFYIIFPGTPIFDEILNANTNIQTNFNNSFIGVVSYNPQILERNNPRKLNPSQGDTTISNIPPTTDNYMSNNNLANNFNNTTEENKKSDSEINTNDQTENDDSKNEVPNWLNQFSSLAAYLVKK, encoded by the exons ATGACTGATATACAAATacaaaatcaaaataataatttggctactaataaaaaagaatttgACCATAGATTTGATGATAAACCGTTAAGAATCTTATGTGTAAAAAACATACCAAAAGAGACAACCGAAAATGAACTATTAGAATTGTTTAAACCATTTGGTTccatagaaaatataaatcttAAAgtcaataaaaatgtaggACCGTATGCTATATTTGCACATGTTTATTTTAGTACTCCAGAGGAGGCTAAAAGATGTCTAAAGCAAATGAATGGAAAAATTTTAA AAGGTCGAGCTTTAAGAATTGactacaaaaaaaataatacaaaattagGTGAGGGAGAAGAagataataacaataataattattataataatatgacaAGCAATCcgaataacaataataataagttTCATAAAAAGCCAAATAGAACAAACCAATTTTATAACAACCAACTTTACAATAATCGTTATCCTAATAATAAGCGACCCATGCGAAGT GGATTTACAACAGGAGATGGGTCAACCAACCAACATGACACAGACACTAACTATTCTAGAGAATATGAA CCAAACAAAAGAATGCGCATGGGAAATTTCAACAAcctaaatataaacaacATAAATAGTGATAccgatttaaataaattattaagagaatatgaaaatagaaaagacacaaataataatgaagttgaaaatattatccaAACATTGATTAATGATATGACACATAAAACACCAAgagtaaaattatttttgtgtGACCATTTAAGAAAATGTGTTCAACATGTTTTTAACAGACCTTGTATAAATacaacaaataataataataatttaaatgatatttCTAGCATCCCTTTTTCTGGGTCTAACCATGAACATAGAAATAATCCTATAtcaaatttacaaaattatcaaaatatcaacgaatttgaaaaaaaaaaaatatacaacaataatagtaataccATTTTATGGAGAGGAACTCTtgaaatgaaaaacaaaGACAACCTAAATATTAATGCATATGGATTAAGTGGTGatgtaaataatttcttaaataataatataaaaaacataacaATTAGtcatagaaaaaaaatgaaaaatttacCACCAATTGAAGccatttataattttgaaatacaaaatgaaaaagatataaatatttttgaatcatataaaaattattttaataataaagatagAGTTGGTTTAGCATCAGCAGACGAAAATTGGcatttctatattatattccCTGGTACACCAATATTTGATGAAATTCTAAATGCCAATACTAATATTCAAACAAATTTCAATAACTCTTTTATAGGAGTTGTATCATATAATCCTCAAATATTAGAAAGAAATAATCCAAGAAAATTAAATCCATCCCAAGGTGATACAACAATAAGTAACATTCCTCCTACCACCGATAATTATAtgagtaataataatttggcAAATAACTTTAACAACACTACAGAggagaataaaaaaagtgattCAGAAATAAATACTAATGATCAAAcagaaaatgatgatagTAAAAATGAAGTACCAAATTGGTTGAATCAATTTAGCTCTCTAGCAGCATATCTtgtcaaaaaataa
- a CDS encoding serine/threonine kinase-1, putative, whose amino-acid sequence MNKNVYNKGMNDKYKNKYRTYYYKYYTNQVKNKYMGFSNIYRNNSANKYYYEASWRDNNNYYRYNMNGNGNRHQIRNKRNRSYESISTSKYKNKYNKKYKGYGINDHTIRTYNKNGRKRSCSSTKKLYDKDPKHYKVYLDSRYNDDYRNKYIKNYNLSKKRTYYSYKKKMYHDRRYYDTHFGQGNIFYNNEYYLFNDGTTLKRKKMYYGSSFKTESGSYNNTDFEKKTFNKRRIYSNRRDMYAIHDGKISSKDNYNYYYKKKYDRNKGNYYLLKKNHNISYNYSNNKINRKRKYIIDSKDDNSQSKEYNKRYSTSERSLSKFSRGCSYYGKGKTKKYKETKNRGSSDYDSRKRMSDESRGNSYSYESSNKSDRKNKKGNKRHRTETSKSSSRNNSVRKQKKKKVNDNNNYSDDEIVHFSWEKGMILNDHYKVMKKMGDGTFGRVLLCQHIVNKKYYAVKVVRNVKKYTKSAKIEADILKKIQSNDIKNNNIVRYHGKFMYYDHMCLIFEPLGPSLYEIITKNDYNGFHIEDIKLYCIEILKALHYLRKIKLTHTDLKPENILLDDPLFEKKVVTVKRVTDGKRIQIYRSKSKGIKIIDFGCATFKSDYHGSIINTRQYRAPEVILNLGWDVSSDMWSFGCILAELYTGNLLFKTHEHLEHLALMESIIEPIPKKMLYEATKTNGYKYIDKNDLRLAWPESASSIDSIKHVKKSLPLYKIIRHDLFCDFLYTILRIDPTRRASPIDLLKHEFLAGNYEDY is encoded by the coding sequence atgaacaaaaatGTATACAATAAAGGTATGAAtgacaaatataaaaataaatatagaacatattactataaatattatacaaatcaagtaaaaaataaatacatggggttttcaaatatatatagaaacaATAGTGCcaacaaatattattatgaggCATCATGGCgggataataataattactATAGATATAACATGAATGGTAATGGGAATAGGCACCAAATACGAAACAAAAGAAATCGAAGTTATGAAAGTATAAGTACttctaaatataaaaataaatataacaaaaaatataaaggtTATGGCATAAATGATCATACCATAagaacatataataaaaatggacgTAAAAGAAGTTGTTCttcaacaaaaaaattatatgataaagACCCAAAGCATTATAAAGTATATTTAGATTCAAGATATAATGATGATTAtcgaaataaatatataaaaaattataatttatcaaaaaaaagaacatATTATtcctataaaaaaaaaatgtatcatGATAGACGATATTATGATACACATTTTGGTCAaggtaatatattttacaataatgaatattatttatttaatgatGGTACAAcattaaaaaggaaaaaaatgtattatgGTAGTAGTTTTAAAACTGAATCAGGAagttataataatactgattttgaaaaaaaaacatttaacAAAAGGAGGATTTATTCAAACAGACGTGATATGTATGCTATCCATGATGGAAAAATTAGTAGTAAAGATAACtataattattactataagaaaaaatatgataggaataaaggaaattattatttattaaaaaaaaatcataatatatcttataattatagtaataataaaataaatagaaaaagaaaatatattattgataGTAAAGATGACAATAGTCAAAGCaaggaatataataaaaggtATAGTACCTCCGAACGAAGTTTATCTAAGTTTTCTCGGGGATGTAGCTATTATGGTAAGgggaaaacaaaaaaatataaagaaacaaaaaatcGAGGTAGTAGCGATTATGATAGCAGAAAACGGATGAGCGATGAATCTCGAGGAAATAGTTATTCATATGAATCAAGTAATAAAAGTGatagaaaaaacaaaaagggAAATAAACGACATAGAACAGAAACATCTAAAAGTAGTAGTCGAAATAATAGTGTtcgaaaacaaaaaaaaaaaaaagtgaatgataataataattattctgATGATGAGATTGTTCATTTTAGTTGGGAAAAAGGAATGATTTTAAATGATCATTATAAagttatgaaaaaaatgggtGATGGAACATTTGGAAGAGTTTTGTTGTGTCAGCatattgttaataaaaaatattatgctGTAAAAGTTGTTcgaaatgtaaaaaaatatacaaaatcaGCAAAAATTGAAGctgatatattaaaaaaaattcaaagtaatgatataaaaaataataatatagttCGATATCATGgaaaatttatgtattatGACCATATGTGTTTAATATTTGAACCATTAGGTCCATCCCTTTATGAGAtcattacaaaaaatgattataatGGTTTTCATATTgaagatataaaattatattgtattgaaattttaaaagcattacattatttaagaaaaataaaattaacacACACAGATTTAAAACCtgaaaacattttattagATGATCCactttttgaaaaaaaagttgtaACAGTTAAAAGAGTTACAGATGGAAAAAgaattcaaatatatagatCTAAATCTAagggaataaaaataattgattTTGGATGTGCTACATTTAAAAGTGATTATCATGGATCTATAATTAATACTAGACAATATAGAGCCCCAGaagttatattaaatttaggTTGGGATGTATCTAGTGATATGTGGAGTTTTGGATGTATATTAGCAGAATTATATACTggtaatttattatttaaaactcATGAGCATTTAGAACATTTAGCACTTATGGAAAGTATTATAGAACCTATAcctaaaaaaatgttatatgaAGCTACAAAAACTAATggttataaatatatagataagAATGATTTAAGGTTGGCTTGGCCTGAAAGTGCATCAAGTATAGACTCAATTAAACATGTCAAAAAATCTCTtcctttatataaaattattagacatgatttattttgtgaCTTTCTATATACTATATTACGAATTGATCCAACTCGTCGGGCTTCCCCAATTGATTTATTGAAACATGAGTTTTTAGCAGGCAATTACGAGGATTACTAA